In Anaerolineales bacterium, a genomic segment contains:
- the leuB gene encoding 3-isopropylmalate dehydrogenase codes for MRANITVLAGDGIGPEVTNAAVTLLKEIAHRKGHAFTFQEALFGGCAIDAMGDPFPPETVSACENAAAVLLGAVGGPRWSSPSAKVRPEQGLLRLRKHFGLFANLRPVRAYPALAQFAPLRADLLEGVDILFVRELTGGIYFGVRQEEGDSGSAFDTLEYSVDEVERVAHVAFRAAGRRRGKLTSVDKANILATSRLWQRAVTRLSADYPEVTLDHMLVDAFAMQMLRTPNRYDVVVTENMFGDILTDESAVLAGSLGMLPSASLGAGTFGVYEPIHGSAPDIAGQGIANPTGTILSAAMLLRFSLNLEDEAQMLEAAVDRAIQAGARTKDIAGAGEKAFSTTEFTEAVLAAL; via the coding sequence ATGCGTGCAAATATCACAGTGTTGGCTGGCGACGGCATCGGTCCAGAAGTGACCAATGCCGCCGTCACCCTTTTGAAGGAAATCGCCCACCGGAAGGGACACGCCTTCACCTTTCAGGAAGCCCTTTTCGGTGGCTGTGCCATTGATGCGATGGGCGATCCCTTTCCCCCAGAAACGGTGAGCGCCTGCGAAAACGCGGCGGCGGTGCTGCTTGGTGCAGTAGGGGGACCGCGTTGGTCGAGTCCTTCGGCAAAGGTGCGCCCCGAACAAGGGCTGCTCCGCTTGCGGAAACACTTTGGCTTGTTTGCCAACCTGCGCCCTGTCCGCGCCTACCCCGCCCTTGCCCAGTTTGCCCCCCTCCGTGCCGATCTTTTAGAGGGGGTCGATATTCTGTTTGTCCGTGAACTGACGGGTGGGATTTACTTTGGGGTACGCCAAGAAGAAGGCGACAGCGGCAGCGCCTTTGATACCCTCGAATACAGTGTTGATGAGGTGGAGCGCGTTGCCCATGTTGCCTTTCGGGCGGCGGGACGGCGCCGCGGCAAACTGACCAGCGTAGATAAGGCAAATATTCTCGCCACCTCCCGCCTTTGGCAGCGTGCGGTCACCCGTCTGAGCGCCGATTACCCAGAAGTCACCCTTGATCATATGCTGGTAGACGCCTTCGCCATGCAGATGCTGCGCACCCCCAACCGCTACGATGTCGTCGTCACCGAGAACATGTTTGGCGATATTCTCACCGATGAATCGGCGGTTTTGGCGGGATCGTTGGGGATGCTCCCCTCCGCATCCTTAGGGGCGGGGACGTTCGGCGTCTACGAACCGATTCACGGCTCCGCGCCGGATATTGCCGGACAGGGCATAGCCAACCCAACAGGGACAATCCTCAGTGCGGCAATGCTCCTTCGCTTCAGTTTGAATCTAGAGGACGAGGCACAGATGCTAGAGGCGGCGGTAGATCGGGCAATCCAAGCTGGCGCACGAACAAAGGATATTGCTGGAGCAGGCGAAAAGGCCTTCAGCACCACCGAATTTACCGAGGCGGTGCTGGCGGCGTTGTAG
- a CDS encoding FHA domain-containing protein, with the protein MSWTTFTFVPHVSAQFNPSDVRINFTTTNEVSDHPGELRLLVFFTLVDSVGRAVLEPKLRTVKVAMLDPKDGGPYQADVKKAEGPIFISIVLDGSGSMTRSADALRQSALALLQNGPQNARYSIYAYSDSVARLTDFTDDKFRLEGAVNAVKPVNLAGTCLIDGAFKAVADMAAAVGPTDRRAIVILTDAKARNEDTSKCSPKTVDDVLAIATNKKFRIPIYTIGLKNTQEDVNEAPLRTMALTTGGAISIGSNLQSLFKEINDALNSQLMAEVFVKPQAGERTGALQVELDNGSNLTATSFTFESPADFTFKTPTPTATNTPLPPVFFEVSPMRFDEASKEFLVTVRSIISPEQIKQFRFQLVDQNGVAAGAEILLGAPLTGEVRVPVKESLPKQRVSVIVTAVDNGGFPLFSVTAPGAWGPTETPTGTLGPTDEPVGAVVDSIQYVDPVTKTAIRVKLRLFTPAKINRLRVALIDANTNVLARDFPSEAVAPELVLNLDRTDAQGQPVPAGTYAVRVFSIAEDGRELFVNSLEFVHTRVETPTPTATLTATPVVSAAVPISVETDYARGKLIFKIETLNPQQIAAYRFEFINANTAGKVAEREAKSPPFDTAEVDFAGIPDGQYLVRMRAYGANGEPVTDFQGLQFTFLGPTPTATSTLLPTATEIPGDIVTRIRMALEDPNQRGLVIGGFAVLVGGLLFTMYLLLRRPKKASTGTGFLAEMTGAMNIAEMQKEQEKMQRQQGAKTAAAPPPPAQQPYQPSQYPQPAAPPYQPPAAPMGGMEMTNPMPQMLAPQAFLMVVGSRDPVNVNRSIPVSQLPFTLGRKQRNLNFDQDDNVSRAHGEIIYENGAFYIVDNNSTHGTFVDNVQVPPGQRRALPNGCELRLGTTTVMKFQFGGSDVDSTNPVMPSYRN; encoded by the coding sequence ATGTCATGGACGACCTTCACGTTTGTTCCCCATGTGAGCGCCCAATTTAACCCTTCTGATGTTCGCATCAACTTTACAACGACCAACGAAGTCAGCGATCATCCTGGAGAACTTCGCCTTCTTGTCTTTTTCACCCTAGTCGATTCAGTTGGACGTGCTGTTTTAGAGCCGAAACTGCGCACGGTGAAAGTTGCCATGCTTGATCCCAAGGATGGCGGGCCCTACCAAGCCGATGTCAAAAAAGCAGAAGGTCCTATTTTTATCTCGATTGTGTTAGATGGCAGTGGAAGCATGACCCGCTCGGCAGATGCCCTGCGGCAGAGCGCCTTAGCCCTGCTTCAAAATGGACCCCAGAATGCACGCTATTCGATTTATGCCTACAGCGATAGCGTTGCCCGCCTCACCGACTTCACCGATGACAAATTCCGCTTAGAAGGTGCGGTGAATGCGGTAAAACCGGTCAACCTTGCAGGGACATGCCTGATTGATGGAGCATTTAAAGCTGTGGCGGATATGGCGGCGGCGGTTGGTCCTACAGATCGCCGTGCCATTGTCATTTTGACTGACGCCAAAGCACGCAACGAGGACACATCGAAATGTTCACCGAAAACGGTGGATGATGTCCTTGCCATAGCAACAAACAAGAAATTTCGCATTCCCATCTATACCATTGGGCTGAAAAACACCCAAGAGGATGTTAACGAAGCGCCGCTGCGGACAATGGCGCTGACGACGGGCGGCGCTATTTCGATTGGATCAAACCTCCAATCGCTGTTCAAAGAAATCAACGACGCCTTGAACTCGCAGCTTATGGCGGAAGTCTTCGTGAAACCGCAGGCGGGCGAACGGACGGGAGCCCTTCAAGTAGAGTTGGATAACGGCTCAAACCTAACAGCGACGAGTTTCACATTTGAATCGCCCGCTGATTTCACCTTTAAGACCCCAACCCCGACAGCGACAAATACACCCCTCCCGCCGGTCTTCTTTGAAGTGTCGCCCATGCGCTTTGATGAGGCATCGAAAGAATTCCTCGTCACCGTGCGAAGCATTATCAGCCCGGAGCAGATTAAACAGTTCCGCTTCCAACTCGTCGATCAAAATGGTGTGGCAGCGGGGGCAGAAATTCTCCTCGGCGCACCCTTGACCGGTGAGGTGCGAGTCCCCGTGAAGGAAAGCTTGCCGAAACAACGGGTCAGTGTGATCGTCACTGCCGTTGATAACGGGGGATTCCCGCTCTTTTCGGTGACAGCCCCCGGCGCATGGGGGCCTACCGAAACACCCACAGGCACCCTCGGACCAACTGACGAACCGGTTGGCGCTGTGGTGGACTCGATTCAGTATGTCGATCCGGTGACAAAGACCGCCATTCGGGTCAAGTTGCGGTTGTTTACGCCGGCAAAGATCAACCGCCTGCGGGTGGCGCTGATCGACGCGAACACGAATGTCCTTGCCCGTGATTTCCCCTCGGAAGCGGTTGCCCCAGAACTCGTCTTGAATTTGGATCGGACTGACGCGCAAGGGCAGCCTGTGCCAGCGGGAACATATGCGGTACGAGTGTTCTCTATTGCCGAAGATGGGCGTGAGCTGTTCGTGAACTCTCTAGAGTTCGTCCACACCCGCGTGGAAACCCCCACCCCAACGGCAACCCTCACCGCCACGCCGGTGGTCTCTGCTGCCGTGCCGATCTCCGTCGAGACGGATTACGCACGGGGGAAGTTGATCTTCAAGATCGAAACCCTTAACCCACAACAAATCGCCGCCTATCGCTTTGAGTTCATCAATGCCAACACAGCAGGCAAGGTTGCCGAGCGCGAGGCAAAATCGCCACCCTTTGATACCGCCGAGGTTGATTTTGCCGGAATCCCTGACGGGCAATACCTTGTGCGGATGCGTGCCTATGGCGCAAATGGCGAGCCAGTAACCGATTTTCAGGGGCTGCAATTTACCTTCCTTGGACCGACGCCTACAGCCACATCAACGCTGCTGCCAACGGCAACAGAGATTCCGGGCGATATCGTCACTCGTATTCGGATGGCACTGGAAGACCCGAATCAGCGCGGGTTGGTCATAGGTGGGTTTGCCGTTTTGGTTGGTGGATTGTTGTTCACCATGTACTTGCTTCTGCGCCGCCCGAAGAAGGCGAGTACGGGGACGGGCTTCCTTGCTGAAATGACCGGCGCCATGAACATTGCCGAGATGCAAAAGGAACAGGAAAAAATGCAGCGGCAGCAAGGGGCAAAAACCGCCGCCGCACCGCCGCCGCCAGCACAACAGCCCTATCAACCCTCACAGTATCCGCAGCCCGCTGCGCCGCCCTACCAACCACCTGCCGCACCAATGGGTGGGATGGAGATGACGAACCCGATGCCGCAGATGTTGGCGCCGCAAGCCTTCCTGATGGTCGTTGGGTCACGCGATCCGGTCAATGTGAATCGCTCCATCCCGGTGAGCCAACTTCCCTTTACGTTGGGACGCAAACAGCGCAACCTAAACTTTGATCAGGATGATAATGTTTCGCGGGCGCATGGCGAGATCATCTATGAGAACGGAGCGTTCTATATCGTTGACAACAACAGCACACATGGGACGTTTGTAGATAACGTTCAAGTGCCACCCGGACAGCGCCGCGCCCTCCCGAATGGCTGCGAACTGCGCTTGGGGACAACAACGGTCATGAAGTTCCAGTTTGGTGGTTCGGATGTGGACTCGACGAATCCCGTTATGCCCAGCTATCGGAATTAA
- a CDS encoding serine/threonine-protein phosphatase: MSQGGTDLLGQIDAAGLTDVGSKRQRNEDSYTLLLPTTGTKERGLGAFFIVADGMGGLGGGDTASQAAIDQAVRAFYNQNNQAGDPIQRLANTLESANVFVREQAQRTGLARIGSTASGMSVRPNGEALIFNVGDCRVYRLRDGQMQRLSRDQSVMENQIASGFVTEKEARAARNSMVTAFLGQPFPLTAIIEPAQVQPGDVYLMCSDGLWSLAEDAELAAILKANPAAIAVQKFIKLAISRGGNDNITAIVVRFGAPPGAGRSPLIMAGLGSALVVGATALLMSLTGNAAPPPPTSTPSLTPTHTATLTVTASRTATHTATATWTPTATVTWTPSAAPTTAPTNTATQTQTLAPSATTPPTATVTMTPSAAPDVEATPTAKDF, translated from the coding sequence ATGTCACAAGGGGGAACCGACTTACTTGGACAGATTGACGCCGCCGGATTGACCGATGTTGGCTCAAAACGGCAGCGTAATGAAGACTCCTACACGCTCCTCCTCCCCACGACAGGGACAAAGGAGCGTGGCTTAGGAGCATTTTTCATCGTCGCTGACGGCATGGGGGGCTTGGGTGGTGGCGATACTGCCAGCCAAGCCGCCATTGATCAAGCAGTTCGTGCGTTCTATAACCAGAACAATCAAGCGGGCGATCCTATCCAGCGCTTGGCAAACACGCTGGAATCAGCGAATGTCTTTGTCCGTGAGCAGGCGCAGCGAACGGGGCTGGCGCGGATCGGTTCAACGGCATCGGGGATGAGTGTTCGCCCCAATGGGGAAGCACTCATCTTCAATGTGGGGGACTGCCGCGTCTACCGTCTACGTGATGGGCAAATGCAGCGTTTGAGCCGTGATCAAAGCGTGATGGAAAACCAGATTGCCTCTGGCTTCGTCACGGAAAAAGAAGCCCGTGCCGCCCGTAACTCTATGGTCACCGCCTTTCTGGGACAACCCTTCCCTCTCACGGCAATCATTGAACCGGCGCAGGTGCAGCCGGGCGATGTCTACTTGATGTGCAGCGATGGGCTGTGGAGTCTTGCCGAGGATGCCGAACTTGCGGCAATCTTGAAGGCGAATCCTGCTGCCATTGCCGTTCAAAAGTTCATCAAATTGGCGATTAGTCGGGGTGGAAACGACAACATCACGGCGATTGTCGTCCGCTTTGGAGCGCCACCGGGTGCGGGGCGTTCGCCCTTAATCATGGCGGGGCTGGGGAGTGCGCTTGTCGTTGGTGCAACAGCGCTTCTAATGAGCCTTACAGGGAACGCGGCGCCTCCCCCACCAACCAGCACGCCAAGCCTAACGCCTACGCACACGGCAACGCTGACGGTTACGGCGAGCCGCACCGCTACGCACACGGCAACCGCCACATGGACACCGACGGCGACAGTCACGTGGACGCCAAGCGCAGCGCCGACAACAGCCCCTACCAACACGGCAACCCAGACCCAGACGCTTGCCCCTAGCGCCACCACGCCACCGACGGCAACAGTGACCATGACGCCGAGCGCTGCCCCAGATGTGGAGGCAACGCCAACAGCGAAAGACTTCTAA
- a CDS encoding dTDP-4-dehydrorhamnose 3,5-epimerase family protein → MGHIHDVTIKRLVTHSDDRGYFREILRDDDSLLRQFGQTSITKTYPGVIKAFHWHAEQDDIWYVADGMARVVLYDRRPESPTHKTTQVIYAGEDNALSILIPKGIAHGYQVLGVKPVLLFYHVTHSYNPKAPDEYRIPFDDPDIAFDWSIQNR, encoded by the coding sequence ATGGGACATATTCACGACGTAACGATCAAACGGTTGGTCACTCATAGCGATGATCGGGGCTATTTTCGGGAAATCTTGCGTGATGATGACTCCCTGCTGCGCCAATTTGGGCAGACATCGATCACCAAGACGTATCCGGGTGTGATCAAGGCATTTCATTGGCACGCTGAGCAAGATGATATTTGGTATGTTGCTGATGGGATGGCGCGGGTCGTCCTCTATGACCGCCGCCCTGAATCGCCCACCCATAAAACAACCCAAGTGATCTATGCCGGGGAAGATAATGCCCTCAGCATCCTGATTCCGAAGGGCATAGCACATGGTTATCAAGTCTTAGGGGTGAAGCCCGTCCTGCTGTTTTACCATGTGACGCACAGCTATAACCCCAAAGCCCCGGACGAATACCGCATCCCCTTTGATGATCCTGACATCGCCTTTGATTGGTCGATTCAGAATCGATGA
- the udk gene encoding uridine kinase gives MTRPVTIGVAGGTGSGKTTVAHRLVELIGREQIAYIQHDSYYHGLAKMPRAAGEIINFDHPDSLDTALLITQLGELQAGRAVDIPVYDFVTHSRSTQTTRVEPHPVILIEGILIFAEPELRKMIDVRIFVDTDADIRFIRRLQRDIAERGRSLDSVIAQYLESVRPMHNDFVEPSKRHAHVIIPEGGLNAVAVNMVADFMRDKMRARQGE, from the coding sequence ATTACGCGCCCAGTCACCATTGGCGTGGCGGGCGGGACAGGATCGGGCAAGACGACGGTTGCCCACCGTCTGGTGGAACTGATCGGACGCGAGCAGATCGCCTACATTCAACATGACTCCTACTATCACGGTCTGGCAAAGATGCCGCGTGCTGCCGGAGAGATCATCAACTTCGATCATCCCGATTCGCTTGATACGGCGCTTTTGATTACCCAGTTGGGCGAGTTGCAAGCGGGGCGGGCGGTGGATATTCCCGTCTATGACTTTGTAACGCACAGCCGCAGCACGCAGACCACCCGCGTTGAGCCGCATCCGGTTATCCTGATTGAAGGGATTTTGATCTTTGCCGAGCCTGAACTGCGCAAGATGATTGATGTGCGGATTTTTGTCGATACCGATGCCGATATTCGGTTCATCCGTCGCTTACAGCGGGACATTGCCGAGCGCGGGCGCAGTTTGGATTCAGTCATTGCCCAATACCTTGAGTCTGTGCGCCCGATGCACAATGATTTTGTTGAGCCAAGCAAGCGCCACGCCCATGTGATCATCCCTGAAGGCGGGCTAAACGCCGTCGCCGTGAATATGGTTGCCGACTTCATGCGCGATAAAATGCGGGCGCGGCAGGGAGAATAA
- a CDS encoding MBL fold metallo-hydrolase encodes MLKLAEGIYQHTIAQFVNIYVIAGTDGVGIIDTGVSGGLVNILRRELPKLGLAFEDIRHILLTHAHFDHIGGLKKLRAALPTAKLYAGTRETPILTGAEKLQVAPRSELRGLAWLTSFGLVTKVDPTTVEVMLNEGDRLDHLRGLEVVNLPGHSVGQIGFYLPSARLLIGGDVMFSLPLLGVKMPLRAASADWAQAKESIRKVAAMDVDILSVGHVSAVVGGAGAKIKALAARIS; translated from the coding sequence ATGTTGAAACTTGCCGAGGGAATCTACCAACACACCATCGCCCAATTTGTGAATATTTATGTGATCGCCGGCACAGACGGAGTGGGGATCATCGACACAGGGGTTTCCGGTGGGTTGGTGAACATCCTCCGACGCGAACTTCCCAAACTGGGGTTGGCGTTTGAGGACATTCGCCATATCCTTCTCACGCACGCCCATTTCGACCACATTGGCGGGTTGAAGAAACTGCGAGCGGCGCTCCCCACTGCAAAACTCTATGCCGGAACGCGGGAAACGCCGATCCTCACCGGAGCGGAAAAATTACAGGTTGCCCCCCGTTCAGAACTACGTGGTTTGGCGTGGCTTACGTCCTTTGGGTTAGTGACGAAGGTAGACCCAACAACCGTAGAGGTGATGTTGAACGAGGGTGATAGGCTTGACCACCTGCGGGGGCTGGAGGTCGTCAATCTGCCCGGTCACAGCGTCGGACAGATCGGCTTTTATCTCCCCTCGGCGCGGCTGCTGATCGGCGGTGATGTGATGTTTTCCTTGCCCCTTTTGGGTGTGAAAATGCCGCTCCGTGCGGCATCGGCTGATTGGGCGCAAGCGAAGGAATCGATCCGCAAGGTGGCGGCGATGGACGTGGATATTCTGAGCGTGGGGCATGTGTCGGCGGTGGTTGGCGGGGCGGGGGCGAAGATCAAGGCACTGGCGGCGAGAATATCCTAA
- a CDS encoding LLM class flavin-dependent oxidoreductase, whose translation MKYGFVLPYADPRTAVELACEAEDAGWDGFFTWEPVWGWEAWVVLGAAAVRTQRIKLGTMITPLSRMRPWKLAGETVTVDHLSQGRVILSVGLGAVDTGFAAFGEATDRKVRAERLDEGLAILAGLWGGQPFRYTGKHYTVQPVDFFPPPSPVQQPRIPIWVVGALGSPKSMARALRYDGLIPSIVSVGSDGQKATRQVTPNELREAVAYVKGERTATTPFAFVVEGETFGMAQPAAAKVVAEWADAGATWWMETLWTKAAESATPAEGIALLRERIKQGAPRKN comes from the coding sequence ATGAAGTATGGGTTTGTTCTTCCCTATGCCGATCCGCGCACGGCGGTTGAGCTCGCCTGCGAAGCAGAAGACGCCGGATGGGATGGCTTTTTCACATGGGAGCCGGTCTGGGGCTGGGAGGCGTGGGTCGTCCTCGGTGCGGCGGCAGTCCGTACACAGCGGATCAAATTGGGGACGATGATCACCCCACTCTCGCGGATGCGCCCCTGGAAGCTCGCCGGAGAGACAGTGACGGTGGATCATCTCTCACAGGGGCGGGTGATCCTCAGTGTGGGCTTAGGGGCGGTGGATACTGGCTTTGCTGCGTTTGGGGAGGCGACAGATCGCAAGGTGCGTGCCGAACGCCTTGACGAGGGGCTGGCGATTTTGGCGGGCTTGTGGGGCGGGCAGCCCTTTCGCTATACAGGGAAGCACTATACCGTTCAGCCCGTTGATTTCTTCCCGCCTCCCTCGCCTGTTCAACAACCGCGCATTCCGATTTGGGTCGTGGGGGCGCTCGGTAGCCCGAAATCGATGGCACGGGCGCTGCGCTATGATGGGCTGATTCCTAGCATCGTGAGTGTTGGCAGCGATGGGCAAAAGGCGACCCGCCAAGTGACCCCCAATGAACTTCGGGAGGCTGTCGCCTATGTAAAGGGAGAGCGCACGGCGACTACACCCTTTGCCTTCGTCGTTGAGGGCGAAACGTTTGGCATGGCGCAGCCCGCAGCCGCAAAGGTCGTCGCGGAGTGGGCGGACGCCGGAGCAACGTGGTGGATGGAGACACTCTGGACAAAAGCCGCCGAGAGTGCCACACCAGCCGAAGGGATTGCGCTGCTCCGAGAGCGGATCAAGCAAGGCGCACCGAGGAAGAATTAG
- a CDS encoding serine/threonine protein kinase — MSETSTTILLGRYKLGERLGRGGTATVYKAHDKTLERSVAVKILHEHLSEDADFRARFEREAKLIAGLNHPNIVQIYDYGMTKRGDQEQCYMVMSYIDGDSLRRRMERKANLSARMTIKEVTDVMRGVSGALSYAHQRGMVHRDVTPGNILFTASDQVVLADFGIAKMLDGTRFTQTGTTSGTPVYMSPEQSTGQPADQRSDVYSLGVILFEMLAGKPPYDGDSAYAILMQHVNAPIPSLLQNSPNLPALLEGVIKKALQKHPEDRYPTVDAFFGDFERAAQGMSLATEIAIPDKPMANPLLTTHLPLTTSDLAQPAGSRERTLLASVLVGALFAVIALSIVIGALLATRTLPAGQATNTVRSDVDVTLAIPPIPTKGFAPSMVMETRLFEDTFEEKRSGLFWQTTTDDPNLYRNIEDGVYRLWQTYRATAVTSIFDDNNQYPTGYGYEADILITPESQADSATGIVFRYHNDDQYYVFAIDGQGNVSLWRRYNGAWMELRKLGGVEWTPAAEVNGIGEMNRLKVIDGDQEITAFVNDTEVIRVATDSAIPTGATGVYLATTRSRLEESPRAEVRVDRFRVTSVRPPTATPAASESPKVTATPS; from the coding sequence ATGTCGGAAACTTCCACGACGATTCTTCTCGGACGTTATAAACTTGGCGAACGACTTGGACGGGGCGGGACAGCAACCGTCTACAAGGCACACGACAAGACGCTGGAACGCTCCGTTGCCGTGAAGATACTCCACGAACACCTTTCGGAAGATGCCGATTTTCGCGCCCGCTTTGAACGTGAGGCAAAGCTGATTGCCGGACTGAACCACCCCAACATCGTCCAGATTTACGATTATGGGATGACCAAACGGGGCGATCAAGAGCAGTGTTATATGGTCATGAGCTATATTGATGGCGATTCGCTCCGCCGCCGGATGGAGCGGAAGGCAAACCTGAGCGCACGAATGACCATCAAGGAAGTGACTGATGTCATGCGCGGCGTGAGTGGCGCTCTGAGCTATGCCCACCAACGCGGCATGGTGCATCGGGATGTAACGCCGGGTAACATCTTGTTCACTGCCTCTGATCAGGTTGTTCTTGCCGATTTTGGGATTGCCAAGATGCTCGATGGGACGCGCTTCACCCAAACCGGCACAACCAGCGGCACACCCGTTTATATGTCGCCCGAACAAAGTACTGGACAGCCCGCCGACCAACGCAGCGATGTCTATTCGTTGGGGGTGATTCTCTTTGAGATGTTAGCGGGAAAACCCCCTTACGATGGTGACAGCGCCTATGCGATCCTCATGCAGCATGTGAACGCGCCGATCCCTTCGCTCTTGCAAAACAGCCCCAACTTGCCCGCCTTATTAGAGGGCGTGATCAAGAAGGCGCTCCAAAAACATCCAGAGGATCGCTACCCGACAGTTGACGCCTTCTTTGGTGATTTTGAACGGGCAGCGCAGGGGATGAGCCTTGCCACAGAGATCGCCATTCCTGATAAACCGATGGCAAACCCGCTCCTCACCACACACCTTCCGTTGACAACCTCTGATCTCGCTCAGCCCGCTGGCAGCCGTGAACGCACGCTACTTGCCTCTGTGTTGGTGGGAGCGCTTTTTGCTGTCATTGCGCTCAGCATTGTGATTGGCGCATTGCTTGCCACTCGTACCCTTCCCGCCGGACAAGCGACCAATACCGTCCGCAGCGATGTCGATGTCACGCTGGCGATTCCGCCCATCCCGACGAAAGGCTTTGCTCCCTCGATGGTCATGGAGACACGCCTTTTTGAGGATACTTTTGAAGAAAAGCGCTCTGGTCTTTTTTGGCAAACCACCACCGACGACCCCAATTTGTACCGGAATATTGAGGATGGGGTGTATCGGCTTTGGCAAACCTACCGCGCAACAGCGGTGACAAGCATCTTCGATGATAATAACCAATACCCGACGGGCTATGGCTACGAGGCGGATATTCTGATCACCCCTGAGAGTCAGGCGGATTCGGCAACAGGCATTGTCTTTCGCTACCACAATGACGATCAGTATTACGTCTTTGCCATTGATGGGCAGGGCAATGTCAGTTTGTGGCGGCGCTATAACGGGGCATGGATGGAACTACGCAAGCTAGGCGGCGTGGAATGGACGCCAGCCGCCGAAGTAAACGGTATTGGGGAGATGAATCGCCTCAAAGTGATCGATGGCGATCAAGAGATTACTGCCTTTGTCAACGACACCGAAGTGATCCGTGTGGCGACAGACAGCGCCATTCCAACCGGGGCAACGGGCGTTTACCTTGCCACGACGCGCTCTCGCCTAGAGGAATCGCCCCGCGCCGAGGTGCGCGTAGATCGCTTCCGTGTCACCTCAGTCCGCCCACCTACAGCAACACCCGCCGCCAGTGAGTCTCCAAAGGTGACAGCGACACCTTCCTGA
- a CDS encoding glycosyltransferase family 2 protein encodes MTANFSDDHLSYFFNDNAESPSLAMSDWKGCYNERHLLTIHREESPLSVVSVITRTKNRPLLLRRALRSVLAQTFEDWTQVIINDGGDPALVEDVIAPFRTRYGERLRLVHNPTSVGMEAASNLGLQASEGRYVVIHDDDDSWHPDFLARCVDHLAACRVPSVRGVITWAMVIHEQVDGEYIIPVSESSFNSWQRHLSLYRMAASNTFPPISFLYERAVLEEIGGYRADLPVLGDWEFNLRFMARYDIDVIPIHLAFYHHRVGVREGDLSNSVIGASDDHAYQRVRLLNHLLRKELSEGRFGIAALGSLAHSFDILHQTDNEFRGRFDTLAAALTEKRGWFRWVSEGVPQPERNILRRLYHGLIPVRLRLFLRDVRVRLLRR; translated from the coding sequence GTGACTGCGAATTTTTCAGATGATCACCTGAGTTATTTCTTTAATGATAACGCCGAGTCCCCCTCGTTGGCAATGTCCGATTGGAAGGGTTGCTATAATGAGCGCCACCTATTGACCATCCATAGGGAGGAATCGCCCTTGTCCGTCGTTAGCGTGATCACCCGCACAAAAAATCGCCCTCTGCTGCTCCGTCGGGCGCTGCGGAGCGTCCTTGCCCAGACCTTTGAGGATTGGACGCAGGTGATTATCAACGACGGTGGCGATCCCGCCCTTGTAGAGGATGTTATTGCCCCCTTCCGCACCCGCTATGGAGAGCGCCTTCGCCTTGTGCATAACCCCACCTCGGTGGGCATGGAGGCGGCATCCAACCTCGGTTTACAGGCGAGCGAGGGGCGCTACGTGGTGATCCACGACGATGATGATTCGTGGCATCCCGATTTTCTGGCACGGTGTGTTGATCATCTGGCGGCGTGCCGTGTGCCAAGCGTGCGCGGGGTGATCACCTGGGCAATGGTGATCCACGAACAGGTGGACGGCGAATACATCATTCCCGTCAGCGAGTCGTCCTTTAACAGTTGGCAGCGTCACCTATCACTCTACCGTATGGCAGCGTCGAACACCTTTCCGCCCATTTCTTTCCTCTATGAGCGTGCCGTCCTTGAGGAAATCGGTGGCTACCGCGCCGATCTCCCTGTCCTCGGTGATTGGGAATTCAACCTTCGGTTCATGGCGCGGTATGACATTGATGTCATCCCCATCCACCTCGCCTTTTACCATCATCGCGTAGGAGTGAGGGAGGGCGATCTGAGCAATTCGGTGATCGGCGCATCGGACGATCACGCCTATCAGCGGGTGCGCTTGCTAAACCATCTGCTGCGCAAAGAATTAAGCGAGGGACGCTTTGGGATCGCGGCGCTTGGTAGCCTTGCCCACAGCTTTGACATTTTGCATCAGACAGATAATGAATTTCGCGGACGGTTTGACACCCTGGCAGCCGCGCTCACCGAAAAGCGCGGCTGGTTTCGTTGGGTGTCGGAGGGCGTCCCCCAACCGGAGCGGAACATCCTTCGGCGGCTCTATCATGGGCTTATACCGGTGCGCCTTCGCTTGTTCCTGCGCGATGTACGGGTGCGCCTGCTGCGCCGTTAA